The DNA region TTGACCCCAGGGTTGACGTCGTTTTCCCCACCTTTGGTGACCACAATTTGGCCGAGATCTAACCCGACATCTTCGTGGATGACAACGATATCTTTTACCTGGATTTTTAAAAAGGAGGCAATGTAGAGAACCGACTCACCGGATAGGTCGCTGAAGGTTTGTGGTTTGAGCAAAACCACTTCGTCCCCTTCAAAGTCACCACGACCGATGAGAGATTTCTTTTTCTTCGTTTTGATTTCGATGCCAATGTTGTTTGCAATGACATCGAGAATCTTGAAACCAATGTTAGATCGATTGTTGTTATATTTATCGCCAGGATTTCCCAGCCCTACAATTAACTTCATTGGTTCCTAAAAGTAGATCTTATTTTTTTCCAGCTTTTTTCGCTGCTGGTTTCCCTTTGCTGTCAGCTTCTGCTTTTTCAGCACGCTCTGCAGCAAGGATCGCTTTTGTTTTGCTACAAGAAGCAACAATCGGATCACCATTCACAAGGATTTCCCAAGATGCAGGGTGAGGAAGTTCGGAAACTTTAATCATACCTCCGATATCCAATCCACTTACATCAATTGTGATTACGTCAGTTAAATCTTCTGGAGTTGATTTTACTTTAATTTCGTGAACGAGGTGTTCGAACTGACCACCAGCTTTAGAACCTTTTGCTACACCAGATGTTTTGATGGCTACTGTAGTAAGGATCTTTTTACCAGGAGTTACTTTAAAGAAGTCGATATGACGGATTTGTCCTGTGTGTGGAAATCTTTGGATTTCTTTTACGAAAACTCTTTCTGTTTTACCATCGAGTTCTAGGTCGATGAGAGTTGCCTTACGGATTCCGGAGTCGATGAGTCTTTGAATTTCTTTTTCGACAACACTTGCCGATCTTGCTTCACCGTTTCCGATGATGTTCGCCGGTACTAAACCTTCCACACGCATTCTTCTTGCAGGACCTTTTCCTTTAGAAGTTCTTGTTTGTGCTTTGATACTGATTTTTTCCATGATTATGTTCCTTAAAGTTATGAAAACAGACTAGAGATTGATTCTTCGTTATGAATCCGCTCGATGGCTTTAGCAAAGAGTGGGGCGATGGAGAGCGTTTTCAAGTGATTTATTTTTTTGGTCTCCGGAATGGCGATAGAATTTGAGAGCACGATTTGTTTGAAGTTGCCTTCATTCAATTTAATTGGTGCTTCTCCGGAGAGAACTCCGTGAGATGCACAACACAATACCGATTTTGCTCCATTTTGGTACAGGGCAGTGGCTGCTTTCGCAATGGTTCCCCCTGTATCAATCATATCATCGAGTAATAAACAGTTTTTATCTTTGATTTCACCAATGACATGCATCACCACAGACTCGTTAGCTTTTGGTCTACGTTTGTCAATGATCGCAAGTGATCCGTTTACTTTTTTACCAAAGTTACGAGCTCGTTCTGCTCCACCAGAATCTGGAGAAACAATCACGAGGTCTTCCATACCCAGTGAGTTGATATACTCAGCAAGGACTGGTGAGAAATACAAATGGTCTACAGGAATACGAAAGAATCCTTGGATTTGGTCAGCGTGTAAGTCCATAGTGAGAACACGATCTGGACCAACAGTTTCGATTAAATCGGCAACCATACGTGCAGAGATAGGAACTCGTGGTTCCACTTTTCTATCTTGGCGTCCGTAACCATAATAAGGAATGACTGCGGTGATA from Leptospira noumeaensis includes:
- the pth gene encoding aminoacyl-tRNA hydrolase yields the protein MKLIVGLGNPGDKYNNNRSNIGFKILDVIANNIGIEIKTKKKKSLIGRGDFEGDEVVLLKPQTFSDLSGESVLYIASFLKIQVKDIVVIHEDVGLDLGQIVVTKGGENDVNPGVNSVSVSLRSPNFIRIRIGVLNSSFNPKKREEFLREDFEPLENLSLIQIINDAEAAIRSISMGDIDEVIQKYHL
- a CDS encoding 50S ribosomal protein L25/general stress protein Ctc; this translates as MEKISIKAQTRTSKGKGPARRMRVEGLVPANIIGNGEARSASVVEKEIQRLIDSGIRKATLIDLELDGKTERVFVKEIQRFPHTGQIRHIDFFKVTPGKKILTTVAIKTSGVAKGSKAGGQFEHLVHEIKVKSTPEDLTDVITIDVSGLDIGGMIKVSELPHPASWEILVNGDPIVASCSKTKAILAAERAEKAEADSKGKPAAKKAGKK
- a CDS encoding ribose-phosphate pyrophosphokinase; translation: MNPSEVVVFSGNANRPLAEEICKHLGIPNGQISVKRFSDGESSVKIEENVRGRDVFVVQSISYPANDSLMELLLIIDAARRASARRITAVIPYYGYGRQDRKVEPRVPISARMVADLIETVGPDRVLTMDLHADQIQGFFRIPVDHLYFSPVLAEYINSLGMEDLVIVSPDSGGAERARNFGKKVNGSLAIIDKRRPKANESVVMHVIGEIKDKNCLLLDDMIDTGGTIAKAATALYQNGAKSVLCCASHGVLSGEAPIKLNEGNFKQIVLSNSIAIPETKKINHLKTLSIAPLFAKAIERIHNEESISSLFS